The following DNA comes from Miscanthus floridulus cultivar M001 chromosome 5, ASM1932011v1, whole genome shotgun sequence.
TGCCATTTCATTAATATAGAAGAAAAAAGTTTGTTAGTTCACAGGCCCTAACTGTCCATTAATAACATTAACAATACGGCATATGTACCATGGCATAGTATAAACGACTCACTTAGGGATTACCTAAAGAAATCTGAACGCAATACTCAGAGATTTATTGCTTCAGCTCTATACCATAAGGATCCTTCATTTGTCACAGCTTAAAAAACCTTGTTTGGTTCAGGAGACACTCCATTGATAAAACTAGACCAATCCTAAAAGGAATAGGTGGCTTTATTATATTAGtattaagaagaaaataagaactcAAATTTGCCTTAATGAGTTCTTGAACCTTAGGTGTTGTGGCCTTGTGGGCGTACATCCACACCCTCAGCCAGCTGAGCTAGGTCTTGAGGATCATAGCACTTGGTGCTTAATGTTGAATTGATGTGGCTACTTCTGTCTCATGTTGGGTAATATATTAGCATAACAAATCTTATCGTCAACTTCAGGTGGGCGTCAGCGTCATGCTTTCATAGGTTTAGGCTTCCGGGAAAGACCTGAAGCATATGACTTCCAAGCTGCTCTACATGATCATATGAAGTATCCTTCTGTTCATTAGAAACATGTTATGAACCATGTAATTTTCTTTTCCTGGGCGATTCCTCAATGACTAGGAGTTCTATGTGTGGAATtctggccccgttcgcgtgcccttaaacctgacttaatccgcttcttttttcatccggagtagtgttttctctcacaaatttctccagattcatccagattcctccagattcctccaaaattcctcggccccgttcgcttggaggaattttggatgaatctggaggaatttggatgaatctggaggaatttgtgagagaaaacactgctccggatgaaaaaagaagcggattaagccgggtttaagggcacgcgaacggggccagaATTCCACACATAGAACTCCTATGGCGCCATTGACCTTTGATTTTCGATTAGCAACTGTACATTATAGATTGTTGCCTGTTACCTTTCAACATTTGATTATTTGATCTTCTTCCCATGCATTCAGATCTTAGTTTATTTGGCAATCATGTTTTAATGTGAATTCTATGAAATATTTCTATATTTTTCACAAGGAATTCAGTTCATTTTCTGCGATAATCATTTTGTGATTATGCTTCCAGTATCTTCTTTATATGATGCACTAGTTTTCTCTATGATTTGTTCTTCTCTTACATTATCAAAGATATTTAAACAAGAAGAAGGCTGCTGAAGAGATGGTTCAGCATTATGAGAAGCAATCATCAGTGGATTACAGCCTCAAAGAAGGGGAGACATTGGTTCTTCAGCTTAAAAATGTAAGTTTCCATCTAAAAGTTTTCTGGAAGAAAATGACATCACATCTGTCAAGGACCTCCGGTCCTCGGATAGCTGGACCTCGGCTACGTAATTCGTAGCCGCGatccgtcttctccggcgaggttttcCCCTCCGCCGCAGGCTTGGttttgttgagagagagagagagtttaggAGATAATAACTTGCTTAATCTCAAGTGTCACACCCTTACAAGATAAGTAGGCCGGCGGCCTAACAAACTTGGCAACAACCATTTGGAAATAAACTAATTTAGAAATAAACTCTCCTAAAATCAAGGCCATGCAAATCTAGCCACTTTCACCGGCCCTGCCTTCCTCCTGCGCGCTGCTCGCGCCTGCTGCGGATGCCCGGGCCGCGGCTCTCCTGATATCTCGGGCCCGCCGGCGACGTGCATATGtatggccccacatgacatctccccCCCCCTCGAGatccagctcgtcctcgagctgaaacgtTGGATACTTGCTGCGGAAATCATCGAGATCCTCCCAGGTAGCCGAGGAAGCCGGTTCACCGCGCCAGTGAACCAAGACCTGACGGACACCGCGCGCCAAGCGAGCTTGCTCGACCCGTGCCGGCTCTGGGACCACCACGCCATGGTGGATGTCTGGTAGTGGTGGTGGAGCGGATGGAGGCGTGCCGACGAACTTCTTGAGGGTGCTCACATGAAACACGTCATGGATGCGAGCTTGCGGGGGTAGCTCGAGGCGCACGGCGACGTCGTTGATGAGTTGCACCACACGGTAGGGCCCCAGGTAGCGAGCTTTGAGCTTGCCTGTCGTAGATTGGGGCAGAGAGGACGGGGCGCGCTGACGAAGACGAAGAAGCGCCCAGTCACCCACTGTATATGAAACCGGCCGGTGACGCTTGTCGTAGTGGAGCTTCTGCGCTGCCTGCGCTTGTTCTAGCCGGTGACGGACGTCGGAGAGGAAGGCCTCACGCGCCTCCATGTCCCGAGCGACTGCCGCGACCCACGTCTCGCCAGGCTCATGAGCGGATGGTGGGCGGGTCCCGGCCATACACCACGCGGAACGGCGTCTCGTGCAGGGACGACTGGTAGGCGGTGTTGTAGATGTACTCGGCCCACGGCAGCCAGCGGAGCCATTGACGGGGACGATCGCCGGTGATGCAGCGCAGGTACATGACGATGACGCGGTTCGCGGCCTCCGTCTGCCCATCGGTCTGGGGATGGAAAGCGGATGACATGCGCTGCTTGGTCCCGATGAGACGCATGAGCTCGCGCCAGAACGTTGAGGTGAACACCGGGTCGCGGTCGGACACCATGGACTGCGGCACGCCGTGAAGGCGTACAATGTCGGTGAAGAACGCCTGTGCCACGGACTCGGCGGTGTATGGATGAGTGAGGGCAatgaagtggcagtacttgctgaagcgATCGACGACGGAGAGGATCACCGACTTCCCGTTAACACGGGGCAGCGCTTCGATGAAGTCGAGCCCAATATCCGCCCAGACGACTGTGGGGATGGGCAGCGGCATGAGGAGCCCTGCCGGATTGAGGTGCCCCGACTTGTACCATTGACAAGTGACGCACACTCGTACAAAGTCCTGCACAAGACGACGCATGTTTGGAAAATGAAAGTCACGTCGAAGGCGGTGTAGAGTACGCTGGACGCCCTCATGGCCGTCGTCATGGACCGTCGAGATGATCTCCTGCAGGAGAGGGGAGGACGGTGGTATGTAGAGGCGCCCATCGTAGAGCACCATGCCGTCTGCCACGGTCCAGGGAGCCGCGCGTGACCCAGCACGGACTTCGTCGTGGATGGCCACCAGCGCGGGGTCGAGGGCCTAAGCGTGGCGAAGCCGGCCGATGAAGTCGAAGCGGGGCGCTGAGATCGCACGGAGACCGCCCGTGCCTTCCTCGTCGTCGCGGCGTGAAAGCGCGTCCGCCACCGTATTGGACGCCCCCGACTTGTACTCGACGGTGAAGTCGAAGCCGAGTAACTTCCCGACCCAGTGGTGCTGCGGAATGGTGGCGAGATGCTGGTCGAGAAGATACTTGAGACTGTAGTGGTCCGTCTTCACAAGGAAACGCCGTCCCCACAGGTACGGCCTCCAGTGCCTCACCGCGAGGACCAGGCCGATGAGCTCCCGCTCATACGTGGCGAGGGAGCGATGCCAGGGCGCCACGGGCCGGCTGAAGTACGCGATCGGATGGCCCTCCTGTAGCAGTACAGCCCCAAAGCCATACGTAGAAGCGTCGCACTCGACGAGGAAGGGCTTGGTGAAGTCCGGCAAGGCCAAGACCGGAGCTGAAGTCACGGCCGCCTTGAGTGCGCTGAAGGCTGTCTCGGCGTCGGGATTCCACGCGAACCTCTCTTTTTTGAGGAGGGCCGTGAAGAGGGCCGCGATGGCGCCGTAGTTGTGTACGAATTTCCTGTAGTAGCCGGCCAACCCGAGGAAGCCGCGCACCGCGCGCGCCGAGCGGGGACGTGGCCAATCATGGATGGCCTGGACCTTGGCgctctgataccaggttgtcaaggaccTCCAGTCCTCGGATAGCTGGACCTCGGCTACGTAATTGGTAGCCGCGatccgtcttctccggcgaggttttcCCCTCCGCCGCAGGCTTGGttttgttgagagagagagagagtttaggAGATAATAACTTGCTTAATCTCAAGTGTCACACCCTTACAAGATAAGTAGGTCGGCGGCCTAACAAACTTGGCAACAACCATTTGGAAATAAACTAATTTAGAAATAAACTCTCCTAAAATCAAGGCCATGCAAATCTAGCCACTTTCACCGGCCCTGCCTTCCTCCTGCGCGCTGCTCGCGCCTGCTGCGGATGCCCGGGCCGCGGCTCTCCTGATATCTCGGGCCCGCCGGCGACGTGCATATGTATGGCCCCACATGACACATCCTGTTGACGAGAGATTGTCTTCTAAGGTCTGCAGAGCTAGAATATTGGATGTGGTGCCGCATTAGGTGGATATGTTCATTGGATAGATTGCAATAAACTTTTAGATCATGGGATCCTTGTCAAATCTGTGTCTAAGAAAAACATGGTCAATATATGACGTGTTTATCTAGAATATTTTCATGTAATTCCGTTTACGCATAGTTCCCATTAGATCTCTCTTATTTAAGCAACGCATGCTTGCATATCCATAGATATTTAAATTGAGGCTTTGAGCTACTCTTGCATAGGAACGTGAAAAAAAAATTGAGTGCTCCTGTACTGCATTGAAGGGTATTTGCAGTGATGTGCCAAATTTTGTGTAAATAAAGCGTTTATTCATAATTTTTGTAACATGTGCATGCATCCCTTTTCATTCAACTTTTATATCTACATTTGTCTTTGTGTAATTGTTTCCTGAGTGTTTGGCTTTTCTTTTATTCTGTGCAGAAAGAAACTGGCACCAAGACAAAATCGGCATTTTTTGAGCAAGGCCTAAACAAGCTCTCAGTGAACGAAAAGACAGACACCAAGGAGATCCCCGTCTCCCTTAAACTCCCACCACCACCTTCGCCTGTCTCTCCAACGGATTCTGGAGTCGCTGCTTCGCCTTTCAAAGCAGAATTTCCTCCCCAAGAGCAACCAGCTGCTGAACCCATGAGCAGAACCAGCGCTCTCCCTTCCAAAGGTGAACCTGCTCCGGAGCTACCAGCTGCTGCAGAGAAGATGGAGCAAGAAACCGTGGACGACGACTTCGGGGACTTCCAGGCTGCTGGGTGATATCATGTATCTTGTACATACAGAATGCTACTGAGACCACATTTTCATTTTTGGTTTATCTTCTTTCAATCAGTTGTGACTTCTGCTGGCACTCTCCCTGTATAGAGAGCTTCCATCTCAGCCTATATAcaaatacatggacaaacgttgtACCTTTTGTTTTGACGTAACATGTCAGATTTTGTATTCGGGCCACAGAGATACAAAAATTCGCAGATCAACAGGGGTAGCAAGGAGGGCGAGAGGGGGCAAGAGGATGCCCCTTGTGaggagagaggaggaagaaaggaAGAGGGGCTACCGCCCATGTCCCCGTAGACATGGAGGAAGAAAAAGCAAGAGGATGCCCCATGTCTCCGTTACTCCGTAGACAAGGAAGGAGGGAAGATAGAAAGCAAGAGGGGCTACCGCCCATGTCTCCGTAGACaagaaggaaggaggaagagaGAAAGCAAGAGGATGCCACATGTCTCCGTAGAcaaggagggaggaggaagagagaaagcAAGAGGGGCTACCTCCGGTCTTATGTAAGCAAGGCGAGCGTTACACCTTCAGTTATCAATACATACATCTCCAACTCTCAGAACCAACACCGAGCCAAGCAGAAATAAACATCGAACCAACTGAACTGACATCGAGCCAAACAGAAAATAAGCAGTATTTGGCTAGACTCTTTTTTGTGCGTTACAAGTATATAAAAGCTAGCAACGTGGCTGGATGTCAGAATTGTTTATAGGGTGGTTGCTTGATTGCTTCGCATTGTTGAGACGAGTCAATCCATGATTATGTCATCTCGCCATCTCTTGTATCAAATCGTAGGAAATGATATTTACAGTAGTCAAAACCATTGTAATATATCAGACCTCGACGAAATCGTCTTCGTCAGTTTCATCTACCCACTCGACCTGTGAGTAAGATGTGGATTTCATCAAGTCCGTGAGGCCGGTTAGGTCTTCCAAATAAGTTGGTTCATTGATCACTTGCATCACAAAATCCATTCCTCTCCTCCGATATTCAGACAATACCTGTGATGTTTTTGCATGTAATCAAATAAGAGATCGGTAGCATAGCTGTCAGCAAACTTTAGTATCGTTTGCATTGTTGGAACTGGAAAAGGATGAAACTCACACGACAACAAACTCAGGCACTCCCAGAACTAAAACCGAAGCAACGCCAACACACGAGAGCAGACATATTTGTGGCTGGCGACGCATGCCTTTTCTCTGTATTCTCAGTTAAAAAGCAACAACCATGCTGCGTACTTGGCTCATATGCCAGCTTACGTGCGCAAGGGAGCATGTATCAATTGCCCTGATCTAtgcacacgcacgcacactccgCACCAGCGTACACCGCAATGACACGGTCCACTCACGTCCCCTGATCAAACCACACCTCATAACGTGCCCAACTAACCATGCAGCAGCTAACTACTTGCTGCCAACTAAGCATGCAAGCAGCTAAATACTTGCTACACTAAGCTTTTCAAATTTCAATAATGCCCCGGCCATTAGCTAGACGAGCTGCACACACGCTTCTGACTAGCACCAGCAAACAAGCTAACTTGTACATGCAACGAACATGAAGAGACTCTAAACTTACAAGACACAGATCCACTACTAACTCATATTTACTCATGCAGAGACTCTAAAACTTGCACAAGTCGCTGCAAGTGCTAACATGCATGTTGTGCAAGAGAAGAAAGTTTACATACCGCATTGGAACATGCCGTGCAATTACTCGAGGAATAGCCCAGCAGGGTTAATAAGTTGTACTGCAATATTGATCCACGCATCTGGTGAGGTAATATACCATGCTGATTACCACTGCTTGTACCAGCAATCTCTCCTGGAGCATGTATCCTGCAACAGGTAGAAGTCTTTATCAGACTCCTTACTTTTTTTTCACTGGATGCAGTTAGCATCTTCCTTGGAAATGATAACACATGAAGTCATAGTATCGTTCCAGCTTCCTGGTGCCCAGTTGCTTACCCATCTGGATGATGTAACATTCTTGTGAAAAGGTCTGCGGCATGTCCAGATGCAATAGAGGCCAACCCAGGTCGTGTCACTGTACATTGTTGATCCAGTGTCCGATTGGATACTGACTGCATCAAACATAATGACATGATTGTAGTAGGTAACATATATATTAAAAGCAAAACAAGTATGATTTCCAAAGCATGGAACATTACATCAACAGGAGCAATGACGTCATTGCAGAAATAACACCCCAGCCTTTGATGCCCAAGGGCATCCTCTGTGGACAGCATATCTGTGGCAGTGGCCACATTGGAAGCTTCACAGCTTATGCCAGGACCAGACCCATGTCGCATGACAAGGTAACTATCATACCCTAATGCTGCAGTAATAGCAATCTGCAGTGCAGAGGGGCATTAGCATATAACACATTCCAAGGTCTACATTATTCAAGGATTCCTAGAGGATTCACCTTGTTTTCATTAGTGCAGAGgagagttggaagccacctacttTCTCTTGTGTCGGTCAACAAGAAGATAGCATCGTGAGAAGCCACTAATTCCTTAAGGCACTCGCAATCTTGGAGCACACCAGCTTCTTCACCCAGAGACACAGGATGCCCAGGCATAGGTATTTCCATTTTAATGCCTTGTGCATCCTACATGAGCGCATGGCACATATTCATTAAGATGAGAAAACAGTAAAAGAAAAAAGGAAGTAGTATAGCTTTAAGGGCGATGAAGTGAAGACTCACCACTGAAGGACATCTCTCTACTAGATGCCTAAGTATTGCCGTTGCTTTTGGAGCACCACGGTCATCAGAAGTATAGAGTGATTGTCTTGCTAAATTTGACACAACTACACGACCACTATCAACTATTGTTAGCTTCCGTACACCACAGTCCTGCAAAGTTGGTTTCCACCAGAGTGTATGAGTAGA
Coding sequences within:
- the LOC136450100 gene encoding uncharacterized protein At1g03900-like, coding for MATGGGTEQAPAEAEPLELVLFQVAECYVYLIPPRKTAASYRADEWNVNKWAWEGALKVASKGEECIIKLEDKNTGELYARAFLREGEPHPVEPVIDSSRYFVLRVEENIGGRQRHAFIGLGFRERPEAYDFQAALHDHMKYLNKKKAAEEMVQHYEKQSSVDYSLKEGETLVLQLKNKETGTKTKSAFFEQGLNKLSVNEKTDTKEIPVSLKLPPPPSPVSPTDSGVAASPFKAEFPPQEQPAAEPMSRTSALPSKGEPAPELPAAAEKMEQETVDDDFGDFQAAG